One part of the Onychomys torridus chromosome 13, mOncTor1.1, whole genome shotgun sequence genome encodes these proteins:
- the Spata24 gene encoding spermatogenesis-associated protein 24 isoform X2 — protein sequence MATPLGWSQGGSGSVCLAFDQLRDVIESQEELIHQLRNVMVLQDENFVSKEEFQEIEKKLGEEKAAHAKTKALLAKEEEKLQFALGEVEVLSKQLEKEKLAFEKALSSIKNRVLQESSKKDQLISKCNEIESHIIKQEDILNGKENEIKELQQVISQQKQIFRAVQPTTSWLRCRNHVSDFRIQKQQESYMAQVLDQKHKRASGTRRARSRQCPREK from the exons ATGGCGACGCCCCTTGGGTGGTCGCAGGGGGGCTCCGGATCTGTGTGTCTCGCCTTCGATCAATTGCGGGACGTGATTGAATCTCAGGAGGAACTGATCCACCAACTGAGGAATGTG ATGGTTCTCCAGGATGAAAATTTTGTCAGTAAAGaagagttccaggaaatagaGAAGAAACTAGGG GAAGAAAAAGCTGCTCATGCCAAAACCAAAGCCCTCCTggccaaggaagaggagaagttaCAGTTTGCCCTTGGAGAGGTGGAGGTGTTGTCCAAGCAGCTGGAGAAAGAGAAGCTGGCCTTTGAGAAAGC GCTCTCCAGTATCAAGAACAGAGTCCTGCAGGAGTCTAGCAAGAAGGACCAGCTCATCAGCAAATGTAATG AAATTGAGTCTCACATTATAAAGCAAGAAGATATACTTAATGGCAAAGAGAATGagattaaagagttgcagcaagTTATCAGCCAGCAGAAACAGATTTTCAG GGCTGTCCAGCCTACGACCAGCTGGCTCCGTTGCAGGAATCACGTGTCTGACTTCCGGATCCAAAAGCAGCAGGAGAGCTACATGGCCCAGGTGCTGGACCAGAAGCATAAGAGAGCCTCAGGAACACGACGGGCCCGTAGCCGCCAGTGTCccagggaaaaataa
- the Mzb1 gene encoding marginal zone B- and B1-cell-specific protein: MLHEVTSEAMRLPLPLLLLFGCKAILGSFADKAFLSATAPVLDDEEKYASYMPAHLRCDACRAVAYQMGQHLAKAEAKSHAPDSSGLQELSESIYTDVLDRTCSQNWQSYGVQEVNQMKRLMGPGLSKGTEPSISVMITGGPWPNRLSMTCFQYLGDFGEDQIYKAYRHETLEALLCGGTQGSCSQENPVTREEL, translated from the exons ATGCTCCATGAAGTCACTTCAGAAGCCATGAGGCTGCCCCTGCCATTGCTGCTACTGTTTGGGTGCAAGGCTATCCTGGGAAGCTTTGCGGATAAGGCTTTTCTCTCAGCTACGGCTCCAGTGTTGGATGATGAAGAGAAGTACGCATCTTACATGCCTGCTCACCTGCGCTGTGATGCCTGCCGGGCTGTGgcctaccaa ATGGGGCAACATCTGGCAAAAGCAGAGGCTAAATCTCATGCTCCAGACTCCAGTGGACTGCAGGAGCTGAGTGAGTCGATTTACACGGATGTCCTGGACCGGACCTGCTCACAGAATTGGCAGTC CTATGGAGTCCAAGAAGTGAACCAGATGAAACGTCTCATGGGCCCGGGACTTAGCAAGGGGACAGAGCCAAGCATCAGCGTGATGATTACTGGGGGTCCCTGGCCCAATAG GCTCTCCATGACATGTTTCCAGTACCTGGGAGATTTTGGAGAAGACCAGATCTACAAAGCCTACCGCCACGAGACTCTGGAGGCACTGCTGTGTGGGGGCACTCAGGGGTCTTGTTCACAGGAGAACCCGGTCACAAGAGAAGAGCTTTAG
- the Spata24 gene encoding spermatogenesis-associated protein 24 isoform X3, giving the protein MATPLGWSQGGSGSVCLAFDQLRDVIESQEELIHQLRNVMVLQDENFVSKEEFQEIEKKLGEEKAAHAKTKALLAKEEEKLQFALGEVEVLSKQLEKEKLAFEKALSSIKNRVLQESSKKDQLISKCNEIESHIIKQEDILNGKENEIKELQQVISQQKQIFRNHVSDFRIQKQQESYMAQVLDQKHKRASGTRRARSRQCPREK; this is encoded by the exons ATGGCGACGCCCCTTGGGTGGTCGCAGGGGGGCTCCGGATCTGTGTGTCTCGCCTTCGATCAATTGCGGGACGTGATTGAATCTCAGGAGGAACTGATCCACCAACTGAGGAATGTG ATGGTTCTCCAGGATGAAAATTTTGTCAGTAAAGaagagttccaggaaatagaGAAGAAACTAGGG GAAGAAAAAGCTGCTCATGCCAAAACCAAAGCCCTCCTggccaaggaagaggagaagttaCAGTTTGCCCTTGGAGAGGTGGAGGTGTTGTCCAAGCAGCTGGAGAAAGAGAAGCTGGCCTTTGAGAAAGC GCTCTCCAGTATCAAGAACAGAGTCCTGCAGGAGTCTAGCAAGAAGGACCAGCTCATCAGCAAATGTAATG AAATTGAGTCTCACATTATAAAGCAAGAAGATATACTTAATGGCAAAGAGAATGagattaaagagttgcagcaagTTATCAGCCAGCAGAAACAGATTTTCAG GAATCACGTGTCTGACTTCCGGATCCAAAAGCAGCAGGAGAGCTACATGGCCCAGGTGCTGGACCAGAAGCATAAGAGAGCCTCAGGAACACGACGGGCCCGTAGCCGCCAGTGTCccagggaaaaataa
- the Prob1 gene encoding proline-rich basic protein 1 yields the protein MLTALAPPALPGLSRRLPAPARRQDSSSSSGSYHTAPGSPEPPDVGPDTEGRGTWLWVAPGRGAGAQPVLSVSAQNSRQHHCSGSGFPRGPGSGPQPPRPQLRLLPSGEMEVIFGAGPLFSRSDAEDLEEQRPMAPAFSSPLQPGSASRVSVSPQPQAPDGGSRWATYLELPPRGPSPAVSGQYECVEVALEERPAPVRPRTVPKRQIELRPRPRSPPQDSRAPHPRLLLRTGSLDESLSRLQAAAGVVQTALARKLGSSVPTPSNVTFRPTGKPEPKTNPQETARSTRVAPEEARSRPPRAHDGSAPARAPRPWPSLRERAIRRDKPAPGTEPLGPVSSSIFLQSEEKIQQAHDQESKVQFPRETPGGTVPRARSPPFHSRSSGVVPSRVVRPRSPSPPRQAPNGAGRGPRCPSPQNLPQPHRTVWRMSNPSFPETSSEWENRDAAVEEVVSRRSPSPPPLSQRTRGAGVGNPCPKTPSLWRVRHSIDGDAIELSRDRSLPVLPPRQSPGHPIETNSPSPRETWGPTAQGSSTALRQEAVNGVTQELEPPTPSAPGTPELTEAQCLLTLEKEAIAFRGRQPPSLVIDAQEPPGSHPTSILDDAVCPEALASGEAASGRPRVTIPRPRDVRKMVKTTYAPSFPAGTPGSGLPAPPADACGEMGEASQAPELPALESPAPAHYTSIFLKDFLPVVPHPYESPEPSLHATSKDVSHASGVPRRRAENSTAKPFARSEIRLPGALAMSRRREKTPGVQGRGPGGEDPDAEAQRPVPDHEGRTSPFGGARTSTQRSPLGSAETRPPRPGSPQACPRSSLGAAPELETPLVAPAAAVQAPLPPEPQATAARTAAPLPRAASAPPTDRLPPASSQGLRRLPGTAPPGKVLVDPESGRYYLVEAPRQPRLRLLFDPESGQYVEVLLPPSPSLSRPPRPAYAPLALGPGLYPPAYAPIPGSPLSPPSPNLPALGSLQLPWAPEAGPLEGMYYMPLSGTPSPAPPMLFCAPPSSSGPIQSSKGSVFPL from the coding sequence ATGCTGACTGCGCTCGCCCCGCCAGCCCTTCCTGGGCTCTCAAGGCGGCTGCCTGCCCCTGCACGGCGTCAGGATTCGTCCAGTTCGTCCGGCTCGTACCACACAGCTCCGGGTTCTCCGGAGCCCCCGGACGTTGGGCCGGACACAGAAGGCCGGGGGACTTGGCTCTGGGTGGCTCCTGGGCGGGGGGCGGGCGCGCAGCCTGTCCTGTCCGTCAGCGCCCAGAATAGCCGCCAGCATCACTGCTCCGGCTCGGGTTTCCCGCGAGGCCCGGGCTCCGGCCCGCAGCCGCCCCGGCCCCAGCTGCGCCTGCTGCCGTCGGGGGAGATGGAAGTCATCTTCGGCGCGGGGCCTCTGTTCAGCCGCTCGGACGCGGAGGATCTGGAGGAGCAACGGCCCATGGCGCCCGCCTTCAGCAGTCCGCTGCAGCCCGGGTCAGCGTCGCGCGTCTCAGTCTCGCCGCAGCCGCAGGCCCCCGACGGGGGCTCTCGCTGGGCCACCTACCTGGAGCTGCCGCCCCGCGGGCCGAGCCCTGCCGTCTCAGGCCAGTACGAGTGTGTGGAGGTGGCCCTGGAGGAGCGGCCCGCGCCCGTTAGACCCCGCACGGTACCCAAGCGTCAGATCGAGCTGCGTCCGCGGCCTCGGAGTCCCCCGCAGGACAGTCGCGCGCCGCATCCCCGACTGCTCCTGCGCACCGGCTCCCTGGACGAGTCTCTGAGCCGCTTGCAGGCCGCCGCGGGCGTCGTGCAGACGGCACTGGCCAGAAAACTGGGCTCTTCGGTCCCGACCCCCAGCAATGTCACCTTTAGGCCCACCGGGAAGCCAGAACCCAAGACGAACCCCCAGGAAACGGCACGCAGCACTCGTGTGGCCCCGGAAGAGGCCAGGTCTCGGCCGCCCCGCGCCCACGATGGTTCTGCCCCCGCCAGAGCCCCGCGGCCTTGGCCCAGCCTCAGAGAGCGAGCGATTCGGCGGGACAAGCCGGCGCCCGGGACCGAACCGCTGGGTCCAGTTAGTTCCAGCATCTTTCTGCAGTCAGAGGAGAAGATTCAGCAGGCTCACGACCAGGAATCTAAGGTCCAGTTTCCTCGTGAGACTCCCGGTGGAACCGTGCCGAGGGCACGGAGTCCTCCCTTCCATTCTAGGAGCTCCGGGGTGGTTCCCAGTAGGGTTGTGAGGCCTAGGAGCCCATCCCCTCCGCGGCAGGCTCCAaacggggcggggcgggggcctCGCTGCCCGTCCCCCCAGAACCTGCCACAACCTCATAGGACTGTTTGGAGAATGAGTAACCCGTCCTTCCCTGAAACGTCATCCGAGTGGGAAAATCGGGATGCGGCCGTCGAGGAGGTCGTCAGCAGAAGGAGCCCTTCCCCTCCACCTCTTTCCCAACGGACTCGGGGTGCTGGAGTTGGGAATCCGTGTCCCAAAACTCCTTCTCTGTGGAGGGTTCGGCATTCGATAGACGGAGATGCAATAGAGCTGAGTAGGGACAGATCTCTGCCAGTCCTGCCCCCACGACAGTCACCTGGTCATCCCATTGAAACGAACAGCCCATCGCCCCGAGAGACATGGGGTCCTACTGCGCAGGGCTCGTCGACGGCATTGCGCCAGGAAGCTGTGAATGGTGTAACTCAGGAGTTGGAGCCGCCCACACCATCAGCGCCCGGGACTCCAGAACTCACCGAGGCGCAGTGTCTGCTCACCCTGGAAAAGGAGGCTATTGCCTTCAGAGGCAGGCAGCCGCCGTCTCTAGTTATAGATGCTCAGGAACCGCCCGGAAGTCATCCCACAAGCATCCTGGACGACGCTGTGTGCCCAGAAGCCTTGGCCTCGGGAGAAGCGGCTTCCGGGCGTCCGCGCGTGACCATCCCGCGGCCGCGAGACGTGCGCAAGATGGTTAAGACCACTTACGCGCCGAGCTTTCCTGCGGGAACCCCAGGCTCCGGGCTTCCCGCGCCTCCTGCTGACGCCTGCGGGGAGATGGGCGAGGCATCCCAAGCGCCCGAGCTCCCCGCGCTGGAGTCGCCCGCCCCGGCTCATTACACGTCCATTTTTCTCAAGGACTTTCTGCCGGTAGTACCCCATCCCTACGAGTCTCCAGAGCCTTCCCTCCATGCAACCTCTAAGGATGTCTCCCACGCCAGCGGGGTCCCGAGGCGGAGGGCAGAGAACAGCACCGCGAAGCCTTTCGCGCGCAGTGAGATCCGCTTGCCTGGCGCTCTAGCCATGAGCCGCCGTCGGGAGAAAACCCCGGGTGTCCAAGGACGCGGTCCTGGGGGAGAAGACCCGGATGCTGAGGCCCAGCGCCCGGTCCCGGACCACGAGGGTCGGACCAGCCCCTTCGGAGGCGCTCGTACCTCCACCCAGAGGTCTCCTTTAGGGTCAGCAGAGACCCGACCTCCCCGCCCCGGCTCCCCGCAGGCATGCCCCAGAtcgagccttggggcagcacccGAATTGGAGACACCCCTTGTGGCTCCTGCAGCTGCGGTCCAGGCGCCCCTCCCGCCGGAACCTCAGGCGACGGCGGCCAGGACCGCTGCACCCCTCCCGCGAGCTGCCTCTGCGCCTCCCACCGACCGGCTCccccctgcctcctcccaggGCCTGCGGAGGCTTCCAGGAACCGCGCCGCCGGGGAAGGTCCTCGTGGACCCGGAGAGCGGTCGCTATTACTTAGTGGAGGCTCCGCGGCAGCCGAGGCTGCGGCTGCTCTTCGATCCCGAGAGCGGGCAGTACGTGGAAGTGCTGCTGCCGCCCTCGCCCTCTCTCTCCCGGCCGCCACGCCCGGCCTATGCCCCGCTGGCCCTCGGGCCGGGCCTCTACCCGCCGGCCTATGCGCCTATCCCTGGCTCACCCCTGTCGCCCCCGTCCCCCAACCTGCCGGCCCTCGGCAGTCTCCAGCTACCCTGGGCCCCCGAGGCTGGGCCCCTGGAGGGGATGTACTACATGCCCTTGAGCGGGACCCCCAGTCCGGCTCCACCGATGCTCTTCTGTGCCCCGCCCTCCAGTTCCGGTCCCATCCAGTCCAGCAAGGGTTCCGTGTTTCCTTTGTGA
- the Spata24 gene encoding spermatogenesis-associated protein 24 isoform X1 yields MATPLGWSQGGSGSVCLAFDQLRDVIESQEELIHQLRNVMVLQDENFVSKEEFQEIEKKLGEEKAAHAKTKALLAKEEEKLQFALGEVEVLSKQLEKEKLAFEKALSSIKNRVLQESSKKDQLISKCNGLSSLRPAGSVAGITCLTSGSKSSRRATWPRCWTRSIREPQEHDGPVAASVPGKNKMLVVFLFSSCNAQLPCLCSGETAPPFHPCMSLHPSKSRSRHHGCMGNRSGACHPCTASSELRRKCCSSLQPLLLYCFGTG; encoded by the exons ATGGCGACGCCCCTTGGGTGGTCGCAGGGGGGCTCCGGATCTGTGTGTCTCGCCTTCGATCAATTGCGGGACGTGATTGAATCTCAGGAGGAACTGATCCACCAACTGAGGAATGTG ATGGTTCTCCAGGATGAAAATTTTGTCAGTAAAGaagagttccaggaaatagaGAAGAAACTAGGG GAAGAAAAAGCTGCTCATGCCAAAACCAAAGCCCTCCTggccaaggaagaggagaagttaCAGTTTGCCCTTGGAGAGGTGGAGGTGTTGTCCAAGCAGCTGGAGAAAGAGAAGCTGGCCTTTGAGAAAGC GCTCTCCAGTATCAAGAACAGAGTCCTGCAGGAGTCTAGCAAGAAGGACCAGCTCATCAGCAAATGTAATG GGCTGTCCAGCCTACGACCAGCTGGCTCCGTTGCAGGAATCACGTGTCTGACTTCCGGATCCAAAAGCAGCAGGAGAGCTACATGGCCCAGGTGCTGGACCAGAAGCATAAGAGAGCCTCAGGAACACGACGGGCCCGTAGCCGCCAGTGTCccagggaaaaataaaatgctggttgtcTTCCTGTTCTCTAGCTGTAATGCCCAACTTCCATGTCTCTGTTCAGGGGAGACAGCTCCTCCCTTCCACCCCTGTATGTCCCTTCACCCCTCCAAGAGCAGATCAAGGCACCACGGCTGCATGGGGAACAGGTCTGGGGCCTGCCACCCCTGTACAGCCTCTTCTGAGCTCAGGAGGAAATGCTGCTCAAGCCTCCAGCCCCTGCTGCTGTACTGCTTTGGGACAGGGTAG